The following proteins are encoded in a genomic region of Jaculus jaculus isolate mJacJac1 chromosome 13, mJacJac1.mat.Y.cur, whole genome shotgun sequence:
- the Tmem191c gene encoding transmembrane protein 191C has translation MAQQQEQLLQLQKDNRDGRLRKQELEELLRVLEAESESLTRHLDELRERERSLQRRRSQTLRTIRGEAREAAKERAQRAQDLLDVAEQHKQDLERHNRQLQERWEELSSQLFYYGGEQLSQQRTKQQLGTQLVALQKQLDLAEAKFITQAEDLRQGTQRTEEAWASFQEQSGVLQELQGKVMEAAAALEASRGSSERLDSSPRRVQGCVGSLMEEVARADREKRLLGGAGAGSVRLWALNALQTLLLLLPLAFLVLPLLYLALAKPEAIGPRLRRLGSDAALRRLRYMLSPLLELRARELLPA, from the exons ATGgcccagcagcaggagcagctgcTGCAGCTGCAGAAGGACAACCGCGACGGCCGCCTGCGGAagcaggagctggaggagctgttaCGTGTGCTCGAGGCCGAGAGCGAGAGTCTTACCAGGCACCTGGACGAGCTGCGCGAACGCGAGCGCAG CCTGCAGCGCAGACGGAGCCAGACGCTGCGGACCATCCGCGGCGAGGCGCGCGAGGCGGCGAAGGAGCGCGCACAGCGGGCGCAGGACTTGCTGGACGTTGCAGAGCAGCACAAGCAGGACCTG GAGCGACACAATCGGCAGCTGCAAGAGCGGTGGGAGGAGCTGTCCAGTCAG CTCTTCTACTACGGAGGGGAGCAGCTGAGCCAGCAGAGAACCAAGCAGCAACTAGggacccagctggtggcacttcaG AAACAGCTGGATCTGGCGGAGGCCAAGTTCATCACGCAGGCTGAGGACCTGCGGCAG GGCACGCAGCGGACGGAGGAAGCCTGGGCTAGCTTCCAGGAACAGAGCGGAGTTCTGCAG GAGCTGCAGGGGAAGGTGATGGAGGCGGCCGCGGCGCTGGAAGCTTCCCGGGGCAGCTCGGAACG GCTGGACTCGTCACCTCGCCGGGTGCAGGGCTGCGTGGGCTCACTCATGGAGGAGGTGGCCAGGGCTGACCGC GAAAAGCGGCTGCTCGGCGGTGCGGGCGCGGGGAGTGTCAG GCTGTGGGCGCTGAACGCACTTCagacgctgctgctgctgctcccgcTCGCCTTcctggtgctgccactgctgtACTTGGCGCTGGCCAAGCCCGAAGCCATCGGTCCCCGGCTGCGGCGCCTGGGCTCGGACGCAGCCCTGCGCCGCTTGCGCTACATGCTTTCGCCTCTGCTAGAGCTGCGCGCGCGAGAGCTGCTGCCCGCCTAG